CGAGATAATAGCGCAAATCTTGGCTTTCTTCTGGGGCAAAATAAGTAGGCGTATTGAGGCGCAGCAGTTCCATGACAGCGGCTTGGTCGGTGGATTGATATGCTCTAATTTTCATAAAACAATGATGATATTTTCACAAAAAAATCCCTCTCACGCACGAAACGCAAGAGGGATTTTGGTATAAGGCTATAATTTTAACTAAGGCTAAAATTATTTGTTCTGAACCAATTTGAGGATTTCAGTTTTGCCTTCGGCCTGAACTTTTAGGAAATAAGTACCAGTGCTAAGTTCCGAACCTTTGAAGATTACTTTATGCTCGCCTGCGTTTTGGATTTCGTTTACCAACGTACCCAAACGCTGACCCAACATATTGGTTACTTCGATTTTCACAGCACCTTTGCGTTGAAGCGTATAAGAAATTTGTGTTTGCGCTGCAAATGGGTTCGGGTATGCGTTTAGTTTCACAGCAGAAGCCAAATTGCCGACACCCGTCACCGCAAACAACACTGTTTCGGACATCGAAACGCCGCATTGGTTGCTTACGCCTACGCTATAGTTGCCTGAAGCTGTTGGTACAAAATACTGAGTGTTTGCACCTGCAATCATTTGACCATCTTGATACCATTGATAATTCGCAGCAGCGGCAGCAAACAGCGTATCGGCCACTGCGCTAAGCGTCGGGATAGCTGGCTTGGCGTTCATTTCTACGCTAATGGTGTTCAAGCTATTGTTTGTACAAGCGCAGTTAAGGGCTTGCGCTGTATATTGGCCTGTTTGGTTTGCCACGTAAGTTGCAGAAGTTGCACCCGCTATCAACTCACCGTTACGATACCATTGCACACCGCCTGTTACGTTGGCGTTCAGGGCTACGCTTTGGCCTTCGCAAAGAGACGTTGCGCCATCGGCGGCCAACTGTGGAGCGGCTGGCGTAGAGCAAAGCAATTGATTTGCGGCAGGCGCAATAAAATCGGCCTGCGCCTTGATGCTTTGGTCTGCAAAATTGGTAATGGCCACAGGAGCTACAATCCATTGCATAGAGTTTGTACCGCAACGGTTTGTAATCGGGATAGCCACACGACCTACACGGCTACGCGTTTCGGTAATCGGCTGACCTGTACCAGTGCCTGCCGTATATTTTTTTACGGTAAGGTTCACGAATGTACCCGTACCACCTAAGCCCATTTCGCGGTACGAAGCAGGGTCGAAGGACATATCCCAAACACCGTTCGCCGTATCTACTTTTTTCATTTGGCTAAGGTCAAGGTTTTGGTACGACACGTACACGGCAAAGTTAGACGAACCCAACGGAATATCAGCACCCGTCGTTTTTTGTACAAAAAAGTCTAACAGCAAAGTGGTGTCTTGTACGCTTTGTTCCACTTCCAACTTAAACGTTTTGGCGGTCTGTGCCTGTGCCACCCACGAAGTAGAGGCAGCCAACACACAAGCGGAAAATATTTTTTTGAAGTTCATATCTTAAACTAAATTAAAGATGCTATTAAAAATACATTTTGAGGTTGGGAGAAAAGCGGGTTAAAGCCTCTCTCCCATTGCCTTGTGTGTGCGCTGTTATGGCACCGTAGAGAAATACAAGTTATCGTTGTTGGTCGATGATAAATTATAGTCAGACGCATTGCTGACACCTGTACCATTCAAATCCGTAGCAAAATAACCAGAGCCTGTAAAACCAGTACCATTAGTAGTAGCTACCGAAACATCATAAAAGTCGTCTCCGTTAGATTCATTGTTTGCGTCTTTACGGTTATCACCAGCAATCATACCAACTACACCAACATCTAAATCTAAAGCACCAGAGCCATATACTTGGCCAATACTTGTCGTGAAATTATACGAAGCGGTAGAACCTGCACTAAATGCTACAGGAGTACTTGACATAATAGCTAAGTGGTTGCGATGTTTGACCACAATAAAATAATCATTAGGTAACAACGAGCAAGGGAAAATTGCATTAGTACCTACACCAGTTTTATAATCTGTAATAGAACCATCAGACATTAACCAAGCATAAGTAGTATATGCAACAGGACCTGTAGCTCCTCCACTACGCAATTCTATCTGAATCACATCAACAGCTCCAGCAGGAACAGATGCACCAGCCCGCATAAGGCTTGTCGGCACACCTTCTCCAGCACTTGGCAATGTACCTGTTGCTAAATATTGGTCAGACAAAATAGATGGCACACCCGCACTCAAATCCGTTGTCATGATAGATGCACCTGAATAGAACCCTTGTAGGAAAAGATTTAAACTAAGTCCTGCACCTGCATCAACACCGATTGTATAACTATTAGAACAACCTCCAGAAGTAACCGTAACAGTGGCATTTCCTAAAGTAGATATACCAAACTGTAATGTAGCAGTACTTGTACCTGTAAGCAAAGAAACGGCTGATGTACCACTTACAAAAGTGGCCTGCACGTCACCAGTCGTAGTTACACTCCAATCAACAGATGAAGATGCAGTTAGTGTGATAGTAGAGGCTTGACAAACACTTGCTGGAGGTGCAGTCAATGTTGGGGCTGGGGTAACTATTACTATCGCACTACCCGAAACTGTACCTGTACAGTTGGCATCACTAACACTCACCAAAGTATAAGTAGTCGTTGATGTTGGGCTTACACTTATACTATGTGGGGAGCTCAATATATTATTAACCGTCACATTACCTGTGCCATCATTGTAAAGCAAATTCCATGGACCTGTACCTGTCAATACAACACTCAAACTCGTAGTACCACCTGAACAGATTGAACCACTACCTGACAAGGTTGCCGTTGGTAATGGATTTACCGTTACATCTACCGTTATAGCACTACTCGTACATCCACCTGCACTCGACGTAATTGTATAGCGTACTACACCTGAACCCGTCAAAGCCTCTGCTATCGTGCTACTTGTTCCTGTCAGTGAAAAACCTGTTACACTACCACTCTGCAACGCTGCTGTCCAGCTATACGTTGGAGTCGTACCTGTACTGTTCAATACTATGCTTGGCGCACTTCCACTACATACCGTCGCACTCGTTGGAGTCGCACTCACTACTGGTAACGGATTCACTGTTACCGTCGCACTACCCGAAACTGTACCTGTACAGTTGGCATCACTAACACTCACCAAAGTATAAGTAGTCGTTGATGTTGGGCTTACACTTATACTATGTGGGGAGCTCAATATATTATTAACCGTCACATTACTTGTGCCATCATTGTAAAGCAAATTCCATGGACCTGTACCTGTCAATACAACACTCAAACTCGTAGTACCACCCGAACAGATTGAACCACTACCTGACAAGGTTGCCGTTGGTAATGGATTTACCGTTACATCTACCGTTATAGCACTACTCGTACATCCACCTGCACTCGACGTAATTGTATAGCGTACTACACCTGAACCCGTCAAAGCCTCTGCTATCGTGCTACTTGTTCCTGTCAGTGAAAAACCTGTTACACTACCACTCTGCAACGCTGCTGTCCAGCTATACGTTGGAGTCGTACCTGTACTGTTCAATACTATGCTTGGCGCACTTCCACTACATACCGTCGCACTCGTTGGAGTCGCACTCACTACTGGTAACGGATTCACTGTTACCGTCGCACTACCCGAAACTGTACTTGCACAACCGCCACTACTTACACTCTTCAATGTATAAATCGTCGTAGAAGTCGGACTTATCGTAAATGTATAAGGAGAAGAAGTGATGCCTGTTACGTTTATATCACTTGTGCCATCATTATACACCAAATTCCATGTTCCTGTGCCTCCACTCAAGGATACCTTCATTACACGACTCGCACCTGAACACATCGTCGTATCTGATGTTAAAAAGCTCGCACTTGAACTTGGATTTACCGTTACCGCCAAAGCTGCTGTATCTTTACAAGAACCTGAAGTTGCCTCTACTTTAATATCTCCAGAAGTCGCGCCAGCAGGGATAGTAACACTCACAGTATCATAACCCAAAGAATCTGCATGGGCAGAAAAAGTAGGTAACGGGCTACTAACTATTGTCGTAAACCATGAATAAGTGTAACCAGCCTCTTTCTTTATACGATAATGAAATATATTACCAGCACAAACACTTGTTGCACCTGAGATTGATTCTACCAATGTAGGAGCTAATGATATTGTTGTAGCTGTAGGAGTGATAGCAGGATAAATTCTCGTTGCGCCAGTTTTGATATTGTTATTATTAAAATCTGTAATAGCACCAGTCGTAAGCCACTGCATAGTAGGCGAAGCAGAACAGTTCGTTATTTTGAATTTAATTACAGCAATTACTTCCGTCGCGCCAGCAGCCAATAAAACACCACCTGTTGTCCCCCCTCCTGTTTTCTGGTTGATATTGACAATCAAACGATTTTGACCAGCAAACTGACTTGTAGTAGCCGTTAATAAGTTATAATTGGCTGCACTGTTAGCAAAATCCCATTTACCTCTCTTATGAATTTTAGGGTTAGCAAAATCAACTGCCGATACAAATGCACTATTAAAATTGACAGGAAAGTTGGAGTTCCCAAAGGTAAAAGCAGCTCCCGTATTAGTTACCTTATAGGTCAAATACAATGTATCCGCTCGCACGGTATCGCGCACCTCTAAGTTATAAGCTACTTGGGCAGAGGCCTGTTGGCTTGCCATGCCCCAAAGCAGCAGTACCACTGCCAGCCAACGAGTTCGTTGTAATAGTTGTAATAGTTGTAATAATTGCTTCATAAATTAAATGTTTAAATTTTTGATAGGGTTAATACGGATTTTTATATTTAGAGTAAGAGTTTAAGGCACGGTTGAGAAATATAAATTATCATTTTGGTCTGAGGAAAGCGTATAATCCGAAGCATTTACAGCTACGTCATTATCAAATTTCACATTGGTATCCAAATAGCCTACGCTCAGGGCATCTTGGTCTGTATTTACACGAAATAAGTCATTGCCATTGGTTTCGTCCATGCCGTCGGCTTTGTAGTTATCTCCTGCTATCATGGCATAAACGGCGGGGGAAGAATTTACTAACAATGCTCCTGAGCCATAAACATTGGCAATGTCTGTGAGGTCATAAGAAACGCTGGGCGGGGTTGTCGAAACCGACACCAAGTCATCTGTCATGATGTCCAAGTGGTTGCGGTGGCGCACCACAAAATGATAACTGCCATTCGTAAGGTTCGGGAACGTTACATAGTCCATTAGGCCACCCGACAGATAATCCACTACGCTCCCGTCTGCCAACAACCACGCCGTAATCGTTTCTAAATCTGGCCCCTCAGGTGTGGCTCGAGCCGAAATTTGTATCACGTCCACAGCATAGGTAGGGGCTAAATAAGCACCTGTTTTGCTTGGCAACATTTTCGCTATGGGCTTAAGAGGGTTTGGCATCGTATAAACGGTAGCTGCATTATTTGCCTGAAAATTATTCAAATAATTACCATTCTTTAAGCTCACGTCCATAGCTCCTGCAGCATAAGCACCTTGCAACACAACTCTGAGTTTGAGTTTTACGCCATTGTTGCGGCCAACACGATAATGTGTTTGGATAGGGTCAAAAAAATTGCGCGTAAAACCAGAAGCAAGTGTTCCACTCACAAAGCCACTACCCAAACCCTGATATACACCATCTTGCGAAGTGCTTTGCGCTACAATATATTGCTCTGGACTGGTTGCACCTGCGGGCGTTGCGCCAGCATAGCTCAGTACCAAACTATCGTACCCTGAAAAATTAGAAGGATTAGAAATACTACGCTCCCAATAAATATTGGAAAGATCGGCCACAGATTCGCCCAACACAGGCGTTCCTCCAGATTTGGCCTCAAACGTAATTGCAAAATTATCGTTTGTGCCTGCGACTGTTTTGAGGATAACGGGATGATACTGGCCACCTATTCCCACAGGAAAACGACGAACCACACCTTGCCCCAAATAGGTCATCGGGCCATCTACATAGGCAGTGTTATCTCCTCCATAAATTTGGCCATTTTTTTGCACTGTTAATATTCCTGCCGAAGTATTAACCAGTCCATTTTGGAGGATTAGGGATTTATTAACCGACAAATTGCCTGACAAAGTTTTTTGTCCGCCACCCTGAATGTGTAGAGCTCCCACCGTGTCGGCGGCAGCCATCAATATTCCCGTAGGGCTACTACTCGTCATCACGATAGTATCTATCCCTACACCATTGAGGTGGCGATAATTCCCATAATTTTTGAGGCTATCCCCTACAAAAATACGGCCTTCATTGGCCAAAATTCCTGCTTTATTTATCAAAGAGCCATTAATAGCTACTGTAGTTTTGTTTTTAACAAAAACTAATCCGCCATTATTTACAAATTGGCCGTGAGCCACCGAGCCATACACAACACTCCCCAACAAAACCAATAATAGTTTCTTTGTAGGGAGTAACATCTTTAACATTTTTGCCATCACGATTTCGATATACAGTACAAAAAAATGTTACTATAATTTAATCACAACCATATATACGCACTAATAGCGTAAGGTAATTGGCAAAAATACATTTTTTACTGAAAATACGACATTATAAAGTTAAAATGATTTAATAAAAAATAACAAATTTCTAATTATACTACATTTATACGATTTTCCAATTTACTCAAAAGCAATGGCAAATCCGCAATATTATATGCTATCAAAACATTTTCGGGCAGGTCTAAATCTTGTGTAATCACCTGAAAACCAGAAAGTATAATAGTCGATTCAAAAAAGTTTTTTGATAAATTATCTACGTAAGACTGTATTTCTGCGGCTGGCGTGGTGGTAATGATTGAAAATAAGTAAGATGGTCGATATATTCGGTACGTCTCACACAAATCCGAAAACGGCAAACTTTGCCCCAAATAAACCACGCGGCCACCTCGCACCCTAATGAGATAGTTCGTAAATAGTAACCCAATCTCATGCAACTCCCCTTCTGGCAAAAACAGCATAAACTTCGGAGAAGAAGCCGTATATTTGGCCACCAGACCATCTATGGCCACAATAATTTTTTGCCGAATCAGGTTGCTAATAAAATGTTCGTGCGCAGGCGTAATTGCACCCGTTTGCCACAGCACCCCGATACGCTGCAAAAAAGGAAATACAATACTAATCATTGTGTTTTCAAAACCCTGATGCAGAAAATTAGTGGACATGATTTTCTCAAAACGTTCTTCATCGAGGTCTATCATACTGATAGTCAGGGCCTGTATTTGTTCCGAATTGCTCTGATGCTTCTCCGTCACATTGAGAACTTCGCGGCGCATATCGTCCCAACTCATGTCGGCTATCTTCGAAATTTTATAGCCATGTTCGTTGAGCAAAGCAATATTTAAAACCAATTTCAGGTCGTCGTCGTCATAATATCGGATATTTGTATCCGTGCGCTTGGGCTTCAAGACTTCGTAGCGTTGCTCCCAAATCCGCAACGTATGCGCCTTGATACCAGAGAGTTGTTCCAAATCTTTGATAGAATAATTCACGTTTCTGCAAAATTTATTTGTTCCTTGAGTAAAAATCTAATTCGCCCTTAAAGCATCTATGGGTATATCAAAATGTGTAACCCAAAGGTTTTGAAAATAGTAAAAAATTTATGTTCGTTCAATCACAAAACTATTTTGGTTAAGAATTGTTAGAAAAAATATGAAACCTTGTGCCTTTCAAGTCTTTTGTTGTAGAATTTGTGCGTACTTTTGCACCCTCAGAAATAGATAAAATATGACCGTCCTCCCATACAAAGAACAGGCGGCTGGCAAAAAAGAACAAGTTGCCACCATGTTCAACAACATTTCTCCTAAATATGATTTGCTCAATCACTTGTTGAGTTTTGGCATAGATATTTATTGGAGAAAACAGGCTATCAAACAGTTACGCGCCACAAAACCAAAGCAAATCCTTGATATTGCAACAGGTACTGGCGATTTCGCGCTGGAAGCCTTAGCCCTTAACCCAGACAAAATAATTGGCGTGGACATCTCGGAAGGAATGTTGGAAGTTGGCAAACAAAAGATGCAAAAACTTGGTCTTTCCGATAAAATAGAAATGCGCTTAGGCGATTCCGAAAAGTTACTTTTCGATGAAAATACCTTCGACGCTGCGATTGTAGCCTTCGGAGTGCGCAATTTTGAAAACCTCGAAAAAGGGCTTTCGGACATCAATCGCGTACTCAAAAAAGGCGGTATAGCAGTTGTTTTAGAATTTTCTAACCCGCGCAGTTTCCCCATGAAACAGCTTTACGGTTTTTATTCGCGTTATATTTTGCCAGCCATCGGCAAACTTATTTCGCGTGATAGTGCCGCATACACTTATTTGCCCGACTCGGTGAAAGCATTCCCCGATGGCGAAAATTTCCTTAAAATTTATGAAAAAGTAGGTTTCTCTGATGTCAAATGGTTGCCGATGACAGGCGGTATTTGCTCTATTTACGTCGGAACAAAGAAATAAACATTGCTTTTGCAGCAGGGCGGTAGCGTGGTTTTTATTGCTCGCTACCGTTGCGCTGCGGCGAAGACGGCACGTAAATATAACGTATCACAATCACTGGTGGAGGAATGACAGGCTGGGCGTTAAGCGGCGCAGCCAACGGGTCAGGACTTGCTATTTCGGAAGGAGCAAGTGGCTCATTTTCAAAATTTTGCATAAAATTTTGTTCTTGCGGCAAAAGCCAATATTCTGTGTCATAATGCTCTTCTGGCCACACATATTTGGCAGGCGCGTTTTTTTCTCTAAAATGCCAAGAAAGTATTAATCCCGCCAAAAAACCCGACAAATGCGCTTCCCATGACATTTGCGACTTCATCAGCGGTAAAATTCCCCAAATAAAACCGCCGTACATGACCACAACCAACAACGTAAGAGCCATTGAACTACTATCTTTGCGCCAAATCCCACTGAACAATATAAAACTAAGTTGCGCGTACACCACACCACTCGCGCCAATGTGATAGCTCGGCCTTCCCAGACACCACGTCCAAACGCCAGACAATATCCAAAACCAAAGCATCGCTTCGGGCGCAACTTTGCGGTAAGCCGTGAGCATCAACCACGTAAGCACCCAAATAGACAAGCTATTGGCAGCCAAATGTTCCCAATCCGAATGTATAAAAGGAGATGTAATTATTCCCAAAAGCCCTGACACTGTGCGCGGAAAAATGCCTGCGTGTTGGGTAAATGAATAACTCATTAGCTCTTGCGCCCCATGCACCAACCACAAAACCAGCACTAACAAACTGCTCCAAGCCGCATTGTACCAAAGTTGGCGTGCCTCTTTTTGAGAAGACGTTATAAAGGCTCTTTCCATAAAAAATATAATTTGAGTTATTTTTCAGACAAAACAACTCCGCTATTTTTTTTAGTTCTTTACTCTTTGCTGCAAAAAAATAGCCCACTTCTCTATCATATGTTGCAAATCGTTGAGTTGAAATGGTTTAGCCAAAAAATCATTCATTCCAATTTCCATGCAACGCTCCTGCTCCTCCAGTAATGCATTGGCTGTGAGGGCAATAATAATTGGATCATCGCCATAATCGTCGCGCAGGCGGCTGGTAGCTTCCAAGCCGTCCATTTCGGGCATTTGAAGGTCCATGAATGTTATATCAAAACGCTTTTGCTTCATGGATTGCAACGCCTCTACGCCATTGTTGGCCAAGCCTACTCTGTAGCCCAATTTATTGAGGCTTTTTTCTATTACTTTCTGATTCACCAAATTATCCTCAACTACCAGTATTTCAAGAGGATAACGCATTGCTAAAGTCTCATTAACGGCACTCGGTTTGTAAAAATCGTCTCCCACATTATTGTCCACCGCTTCCATTGGCAAATCAAAATAAAACTCAGAACCTTTATTGTAATGGCTTTCGACGCACAAACGCCCGCCCATAAGCTTGACCAAATCCGCCGAGATGGACAAGCCCAATCCTGTACCACCAAAGCGACGCGTAGTAGAAGTATCTGCTTGAATGAACGGATTAAAAAGCTTTTCGATTTGCCCTGGTTTGATACCAATACCTGTATCTTTCACACTAAACAAGATATTGCGGTGCTTACTCCAAATTTTGGTTTGGGTAATGGAAAGTGTAATAGACCCTTCCTCCGTAAACTTTACGGCGTTGCTCATCAGATTGAGCAGCACTTGACGCAAACGCACCGAGTCGCCCAGCACATAGCGCGGTACTTTAGGGTCTATTTCATAACTTATTTTTACTTTATTGCTGGCATTGCCCACAATGGCCAACACTTCTTCAGCGCAGGTTTTGAGCGAAAACGGAATAGTTTCCAGTTCCAATTTGCCCGATTCTATTTTAGAATAATCTAATATATCATTGATAACAGAAAGCAAATTATCGCCGCTGAGCCTAATCACATCTATTTTTTCGCGCTGATCTGCCGTCAGTTCTGTTTGTGCCAACAAATTGGCCATGCCAATTACCCCGTTCATTGGTGTTCGGATCTCGTGGCTCATCATGGCCAAAAACTGTGATTTGGCAGCACTGGCAGCCTCCATTTTCTCTACGCTGGCCATGAGCTCTTCAGAATGTTGGCGCAGCTCTTCATTTTGTGCCTCAATTTCATTGTTTTTCATCTGAACCAACTCACTCTGCTTTCTAATCTCCTGATTTTGAGCAACAAGTATTGCATTTAGTTCTTTTTCTCGGTCGGCATTCCTATACAGCAACAAGCCAATGACTACGGCCAACAACAAAATAAGCGTAGCAAAAATGCTAATCGAATATTGTTTTTCGATGGTTTTACGCTGAATTTCATTGTCTTTGTTGAGTATTTCCAGACTTTTTTCATTCTCATAGGAGGCAATCGTTCCGCGTACTTCGGCGAGACGGTCGGCAACATCCTGTCCCAATATTTCATGTTGCAAGGAAGACGCTAACTGATTGTAATACAAGGCATCTTTGTATTTGTGCTGCTGCTCGTAGAGCGAGGAAAGTAACAAATAAATCTGGTGTTGTTGGGGCAAAAGGCTCAGACTATCAGTAGTTTGCTGCGCTTTGTGGCAATAGCCTAGCGTTTTGGTGTAATCTTTTTTGAGCAATGCGGTTTGGCCTGCGGCGATAAGAGCATCGGCAATGTACACGGGATCAGGAAATTCCGTTTCCAAATAAGAAACTGCTCTATCGTAATACTCTAAGGCTTTATTATACAATTCTTGATTTTTGTATAAAGTCCCCAACGAAGTATAAATCATAGCCTTAATATGCTTATGATCAGCTTTATTTCCTTGCAAATTATCCGCCAAGCGCAAGGCCTCCGTTAGGTATTGTAGTGCTTTGGGATAATCGTTTTTGAGTGCATAAGTATTGCCCAAATATTCGTAGGAATGCACTACCAAAAATGGATCTTTGAGCTTCTGGCGAAACGCTAATGCCTTCTCAAAATAAACTAAGGCAGAGTCTAGGTCCCTTGTTTCGCGTTTGATAATGGCGATATTGTTGTAAGCAACGGCCATACCGTAAGGCTTTTTTATTCGTTGAAAAATAGTAAGTGCCCTGCGGTTGTATTCGTCCGCTATATCAAAAAAACCTTGTCCGTAGTATGCATTAGCGATGTCTATGAGCAAATACCCCGTCGAATCGACCAATTTCGTTTCCTGAAAAAGTTTATACGCTTTTAGATTTTTTTCTAAGGCCAACGATGGCAAGCCTTGATTGTTATAAATCGTTCCCAAGCAATTGAGCTGCGCACGTTCTTTGTCTTTCCATCCGTTTTTTTGAGCAATGGCCAAAGCCTTATAACAAACCTGAAGTGCTTGCGAAGGAGCAAGAGACCCTGTTTTGGTATATAACAATTCCAATACTTCATAATCTTCCTTATCCTGATGCGCAGCCTCGTATTTAGCGTGCAAAGTAAGCAAACTATCTATCTGCTTTTTCCAAGTAAGACC
This genomic stretch from Flexibacter flexilis DSM 6793 harbors:
- a CDS encoding T9SS type A sorting domain-containing protein — encoded protein: MNFKKIFSACVLAASTSWVAQAQTAKTFKLEVEQSVQDTTLLLDFFVQKTTGADIPLGSSNFAVYVSYQNLDLSQMKKVDTANGVWDMSFDPASYREMGLGGTGTFVNLTVKKYTAGTGTGQPITETRSRVGRVAIPITNRCGTNSMQWIVAPVAITNFADQSIKAQADFIAPAANQLLCSTPAAPQLAADGATSLCEGQSVALNANVTGGVQWYRNGELIAGATSATYVANQTGQYTAQALNCACTNNSLNTISVEMNAKPAIPTLSAVADTLFAAAAANYQWYQDGQMIAGANTQYFVPTASGNYSVGVSNQCGVSMSETVLFAVTGVGNLASAVKLNAYPNPFAAQTQISYTLQRKGAVKIEVTNMLGQRLGTLVNEIQNAGEHKVIFKGSELSTGTYFLKVQAEGKTEILKLVQNK
- a CDS encoding beta strand repeat-containing protein, whose amino-acid sequence is MKQLLQLLQLLQRTRWLAVVLLLWGMASQQASAQVAYNLEVRDTVRADTLYLTYKVTNTGAAFTFGNSNFPVNFNSAFVSAVDFANPKIHKRGKWDFANSAANYNLLTATTSQFAGQNRLIVNINQKTGGGTTGGVLLAAGATEVIAVIKFKITNCSASPTMQWLTTGAITDFNNNNIKTGATRIYPAITPTATTISLAPTLVESISGATSVCAGNIFHYRIKKEAGYTYSWFTTIVSSPLPTFSAHADSLGYDTVSVTIPAGATSGDIKVEATSGSCKDTAALAVTVNPSSSASFLTSDTTMCSGASRVMKVSLSGGTGTWNLVYNDGTSDINVTGITSSPYTFTISPTSTTIYTLKSVSSGGCASTVSGSATVTVNPLPVVSATPTSATVCSGSAPSIVLNSTGTTPTYSWTAALQSGSVTGFSLTGTSSTIAEALTGSGVVRYTITSSAGGCTSSAITVDVTVNPLPTATLSGSGSICSGGTTSLSVVLTGTGPWNLLYNDGTSNVTVNNILSSPHSISVSPTSTTTYTLVSVSDANCTGTVSGSATVTVNPLPVVSATPTSATVCSGSAPSIVLNSTGTTPTYSWTAALQSGSVTGFSLTGTSSTIAEALTGSGVVRYTITSSAGGCTSSAITVDVTVNPLPTATLSGSGSICSGGTTSLSVVLTGTGPWNLLYNDGTGNVTVNNILSSPHSISVSPTSTTTYTLVSVSDANCTGTVSGSAIVIVTPAPTLTAPPASVCQASTITLTASSSVDWSVTTTGDVQATFVSGTSAVSLLTGTSTATLQFGISTLGNATVTVTSGGCSNSYTIGVDAGAGLSLNLFLQGFYSGASIMTTDLSAGVPSILSDQYLATGTLPSAGEGVPTSLMRAGASVPAGAVDVIQIELRSGGATGPVAYTTYAWLMSDGSITDYKTGVGTNAIFPCSLLPNDYFIVVKHRNHLAIMSSTPVAFSAGSTASYNFTTSIGQVYGSGALDLDVGVVGMIAGDNRKDANNESNGDDFYDVSVATTNGTGFTGSGYFATDLNGTGVSNASDYNLSSTNNDNLYFSTVP
- a CDS encoding MerR family transcriptional regulator, which gives rise to MNYSIKDLEQLSGIKAHTLRIWEQRYEVLKPKRTDTNIRYYDDDDLKLVLNIALLNEHGYKISKIADMSWDDMRREVLNVTEKHQSNSEQIQALTISMIDLDEERFEKIMSTNFLHQGFENTMISIVFPFLQRIGVLWQTGAITPAHEHFISNLIRQKIIVAIDGLVAKYTASSPKFMLFLPEGELHEIGLLFTNYLIRVRGGRVVYLGQSLPFSDLCETYRIYRPSYLFSIITTTPAAEIQSYVDNLSKNFFESTIILSGFQVITQDLDLPENVLIAYNIADLPLLLSKLENRINVV
- the ubiE gene encoding bifunctional demethylmenaquinone methyltransferase/2-methoxy-6-polyprenyl-1,4-benzoquinol methylase UbiE: MTVLPYKEQAAGKKEQVATMFNNISPKYDLLNHLLSFGIDIYWRKQAIKQLRATKPKQILDIATGTGDFALEALALNPDKIIGVDISEGMLEVGKQKMQKLGLSDKIEMRLGDSEKLLFDENTFDAAIVAFGVRNFENLEKGLSDINRVLKKGGIAVVLEFSNPRSFPMKQLYGFYSRYILPAIGKLISRDSAAYTYLPDSVKAFPDGENFLKIYEKVGFSDVKWLPMTGGICSIYVGTKK
- a CDS encoding rhomboid family intramembrane serine protease; translated protein: MERAFITSSQKEARQLWYNAAWSSLLVLVLWLVHGAQELMSYSFTQHAGIFPRTVSGLLGIITSPFIHSDWEHLAANSLSIWVLTWLMLTAYRKVAPEAMLWFWILSGVWTWCLGRPSYHIGASGVVYAQLSFILFSGIWRKDSSSMALTLLVVVMYGGFIWGILPLMKSQMSWEAHLSGFLAGLILSWHFREKNAPAKYVWPEEHYDTEYWLLPQEQNFMQNFENEPLAPSEIASPDPLAAPLNAQPVIPPPVIVIRYIYVPSSPQRNGSEQ
- a CDS encoding response regulator, giving the protein MKSKINLSLLFLFFSVHLSFSQGLTWKKQIDSLLTLHAKYEAAHQDKEDYEVLELLYTKTGSLAPSQALQVCYKALAIAQKNGWKDKERAQLNCLGTIYNNQGLPSLALEKNLKAYKLFQETKLVDSTGYLLIDIANAYYGQGFFDIADEYNRRALTIFQRIKKPYGMAVAYNNIAIIKRETRDLDSALVYFEKALAFRQKLKDPFLVVHSYEYLGNTYALKNDYPKALQYLTEALRLADNLQGNKADHKHIKAMIYTSLGTLYKNQELYNKALEYYDRAVSYLETEFPDPVYIADALIAAGQTALLKKDYTKTLGYCHKAQQTTDSLSLLPQQHQIYLLLSSLYEQQHKYKDALYYNQLASSLQHEILGQDVADRLAEVRGTIASYENEKSLEILNKDNEIQRKTIEKQYSISIFATLILLLAVVIGLLLYRNADREKELNAILVAQNQEIRKQSELVQMKNNEIEAQNEELRQHSEELMASVEKMEAASAAKSQFLAMMSHEIRTPMNGVIGMANLLAQTELTADQREKIDVIRLSGDNLLSVINDILDYSKIESGKLELETIPFSLKTCAEEVLAIVGNASNKVKISYEIDPKVPRYVLGDSVRLRQVLLNLMSNAVKFTEEGSITLSITQTKIWSKHRNILFSVKDTGIGIKPGQIEKLFNPFIQADTSTTRRFGGTGLGLSISADLVKLMGGRLCVESHYNKGSEFYFDLPMEAVDNNVGDDFYKPSAVNETLAMRYPLEILVVEDNLVNQKVIEKSLNKLGYRVGLANNGVEALQSMKQKRFDITFMDLQMPEMDGLEATSRLRDDYGDDPIIIALTANALLEEQERCMEIGMNDFLAKPFQLNDLQHMIEKWAIFLQQRVKN